One window from the genome of Rhodothermales bacterium encodes:
- a CDS encoding sulfurtransferase gives MSDYANPDVLVSTEWVAEHLSDTQHVRIVESNEDLLLYSTGHVPGAVHIDWVNDLQDDTVRDYIGRDEFARLCSERGIADDTTVVFYGDKNNWWACYAFWTFKLFGHADCRIMNGGRDKWIAEDRSLTKTVPHYPSTDYEPQDPDLSIRAFRDEVLKHMKKGGAMVDVRSPQEYIGELMHIPGYPDEGALRGGHIPGAANVPWSRAAAEDGTFKSREELEAIYLDEQGLDAKEDTIAYCRIGERSSHTWFVLKYLLGFKDVKNYDGSWTEWGNLVGVPIEKGEREDG, from the coding sequence ATGTCTGACTACGCCAACCCCGACGTCCTCGTCTCCACCGAGTGGGTCGCCGAGCACCTCAGCGACACGCAGCACGTCCGCATCGTCGAGTCCAACGAGGACCTCCTGCTCTACAGCACCGGCCACGTCCCCGGCGCCGTCCACATCGACTGGGTGAACGACCTCCAGGACGACACCGTCCGCGACTACATCGGCCGCGACGAGTTCGCCCGCCTCTGCTCCGAGCGCGGCATCGCCGACGACACGACGGTCGTGTTCTACGGCGACAAGAACAACTGGTGGGCCTGCTACGCCTTCTGGACCTTCAAGCTCTTCGGCCACGCCGACTGCCGGATCATGAACGGCGGGCGCGACAAGTGGATCGCCGAGGACCGCTCGCTCACCAAGACCGTCCCCCACTACCCCTCGACCGACTACGAGCCGCAGGACCCCGACCTCTCGATCCGCGCCTTCCGCGACGAGGTGCTCAAGCACATGAAGAAGGGCGGCGCGATGGTCGATGTTCGCAGCCCGCAGGAGTACATCGGCGAGCTGATGCACATCCCCGGCTACCCCGACGAGGGCGCGCTCCGCGGCGGCCACATCCCCGGCGCCGCGAACGTCCCGTGGTCCCGCGCTGCCGCCGAGGACGGCACGTTCAAGTCGCGCGAGGAGTTGGAGGCGATCTACCTCGACGAGCAGGGCCTCGACGCGAAGGAGGACACGATTGCGTACTGCCGTATCGGCGAGCGCTCCAGCCACACATGGTTCGTGCTGAAGTACCTCCTCGGCTTCAAGGACGTCAAGAACTACGACGGGAGTTGGACCGAGTGGGGCAACCTCGTCGGCGTGCCCATCGAGAAGGGCGAACGCGAGGACGGGTGA
- a CDS encoding SufE family protein encodes MNEKLQEAVENFQMLDPQLRLEMLLDYANALPPLPERLHAQRDAGLGRVVECQSPVYLFTSVDDGTVRLFADVPEQAPTVRGFVSLLVDALDGAPPAEVAAVPDDLLRQLGIAQTLGMTRQRGLGAVLHRIKHAVAEAA; translated from the coding sequence ATGAACGAGAAGCTGCAAGAGGCCGTCGAGAACTTCCAGATGCTGGACCCGCAGCTCCGGCTGGAGATGCTGCTGGACTACGCGAACGCGCTGCCCCCGCTCCCCGAGCGGCTCCATGCCCAGCGCGACGCCGGGCTCGGCCGCGTCGTGGAGTGCCAGTCGCCGGTCTACCTCTTCACCTCCGTCGACGACGGCACCGTCCGCCTCTTCGCCGACGTGCCCGAGCAGGCGCCGACCGTGCGCGGCTTCGTCTCCCTCCTCGTCGACGCGCTCGACGGCGCGCCGCCCGCCGAGGTCGCCGCCGTGCCGGACGACCTCCTCCGCCAGCTCGGCATCGCGCAAACGCTCGGGATGACGCGGCAACGCGGCCTCGGCGCCGTCCTCCACCGCATCAAGCACGCCGTCGCCGAAGCGGCGTAG